In Helicobacter pylori Shi112, the genomic window TTTCTAACCCCAAACCGGCAGTGGCAGTGTAAGGAATTAGAACATTTTAGCGTTTGTTCAAGCAACGCTTTAGAAATCAAACAGGTGTTGTTGAATGATTGTTGTTACCCTAAATATGGCGATGAAATCATTGCGATTGTAACGGATTTAAAAGATCCAAAAGCGATTGCGCACCATAAATTTTGCAAAAAAGCGATGGCGGAAGTGGATGCTAAAGTGCCTATGGTTTATATAGAATGGCACAAGCGGGATCGAACGATTTATAAAATGATGTTTTATTTAGGCGAAAAAAAGTCGGTTTTAGCAAGTTTATTGACTTTTTTAAACAGGAATGAATGCAATATTGTGGGCGTGTCTTACTTAGGCTATAAAGACAAGTATTCTAGCCATTGTGAAGTGAGTTTTGAAATAGCTACGGATAAGGCGGATTGGATCAGAGCCTTAATCAATCGCAAATATCAAGATAGGATTGTAGAATTATCCAGTCTGGATGATGCTTATGAATTACAATAAGCCCTAATTAAGGAATGAACATGGAACAAAAAATCAGTATCGCCTTAAAAGAGATCGCTAGAGGCGCTAATGAAATCATTGGATTAGAATATATTGAAAAATTGGTGAGAAAATATTACGAAACCAATGAACGCTTTATCGTTAAAGCCGGGTTTGATCCTACCGCTCCAGATTTGCATTTAGGGCATACGGTATTGATCCAAAAACTGGCTTTATTACAGCAATATGGGGCTAGGGTTAAGTTTTTGATTGGGGATTTTACCGCTATGATAGGCGATCCTACAGGGAAAAATGAAACCAGAAAGCCTTTAAACCGGGAGCAAGTCTTAGAAAACGCTAAAACTTATGAAGAGCAAATCTATAAAATTTTAGATCAAAAACACACCGAAGTGTGTTTTAATTCCACTTGGCTTGATGCTTTAGGCGCAAAAGGCATTATAGAATTGTGCGCGAAGTTTTCAGTCGCTAGAATGCTAGAAAGGGACGATTTCACCAAACGCTATAAAGAAAATCGCCCTATTAGCATCGTGGAATTTTTATACCCTTTGTTGCAAGGCTATGATTCGGTAGCGATGGATGCGGATATTGAGCTTGGGGGCAATGATCAAAAGTTTAATTTGTTAGTGGGGCGCTTTTTGCAACGGGCTTATGGCTTGAATAAAGAGCAGTCTGTCATCACCATGCCTTTATTAGAGGGGCTTGATGGGGTGCAAAAAATGAGTAAGAGCTTGGGGAATTATGTGGGGATCACTGAAGAGCCTAATGCGATGTTTGGGAAGATCATGAGCGTGAGCGATGATCTCATGTGGCGATACTACACCCTTTTGAGCGCTAAGACTTTAGAAGAAATTGAAGACTTAAAACATGGCATTTTAAATCAAACCTTGCACCCTAAAGCCGTTAAAGAAGATCTCGCTGGTGAAATCGTGGCTCGTTATTATGATAATGAACAAGCCATCAAGGCTAAAGAGCAATTTTCTAAAGTGTTTGGCGCAAATCTTTTGCCTGAAATTTTATTAGAGAGCGATTTTGATGAGGGGGTGGGGATTTTAGATGTTTTAAAACAGATTGGCTTTTGCCCATCCACTTCACAAGCCAGGCGCGATATTCAAGGGGGAGGGGTAAAGATTAATCAAGAAGTGGTAAAAAATGAGAATTATCGTTTTGTTAAAGGAAATTATGTTATACAGCTTGGTAAGAAAAGATTTATGAAATTAAATATTAACTAAGGAAAGAGCTATGGTATCAACACTCAAACCGCTAAAAATCGGTAAGCACACCATAAAATTCCCTATCTTTCAAGGGGGAATGGGTGTGGGGATTAGTTGGGATGAACTAGCTGGAAATGTTGCCAAAGAAGGGGCTTTAGGAGTGATTTCAGCCGTAGGGACTGGTTATTATAAAAACATGCGTTTTGTAGAAAGGATTGTGGCTAAAAAACCCTTTGAAGCCTTGAATTTTTACTCTAAAAAAGCGTTGAATGAGATTTTTGCAAACGCTAGGAAGATTTGCGGGAACAACCCTTTGGGGGCGAATATTTTATACGCTATCAATGACTACGGCCGTGTTTTAAGGGACGCTTGTGAAGCGGGAGCGAATATCATTATTACAGGGGCTGGTTTGCCCACTAACATGCCTGAATTCGCTAAGGATTTTAGCGATGTGGCGCTCATCCCTATTATTTCTTCAGCGAAGGCTTTAAAAATCCTTTGTAAAAGGTGGAGCGATCGGTATAAAAGAATCCCA contains:
- the tyrS gene encoding tyrosine--tRNA ligase, with amino-acid sequence MEQKISIALKEIARGANEIIGLEYIEKLVRKYYETNERFIVKAGFDPTAPDLHLGHTVLIQKLALLQQYGARVKFLIGDFTAMIGDPTGKNETRKPLNREQVLENAKTYEEQIYKILDQKHTEVCFNSTWLDALGAKGIIELCAKFSVARMLERDDFTKRYKENRPISIVEFLYPLLQGYDSVAMDADIELGGNDQKFNLLVGRFLQRAYGLNKEQSVITMPLLEGLDGVQKMSKSLGNYVGITEEPNAMFGKIMSVSDDLMWRYYTLLSAKTLEEIEDLKHGILNQTLHPKAVKEDLAGEIVARYYDNEQAIKAKEQFSKVFGANLLPEILLESDFDEGVGILDVLKQIGFCPSTSQARRDIQGGGVKINQEVVKNENYRFVKGNYVIQLGKKRFMKLNIN